In the genome of Zobellia nedashkovskayae, the window ATACCTTAATAGACGTTGACGGGAATGTTTTTGGTCTTAATGGTATAGAATTGATTTCTACGGAAACTGCCTCTACAGATGCAACTACTGAATCTGATGCCGGAACGGGTTCTGGTTATACTCTATTGGTTAGAGACGAAGCAACAGGTGCCTTAAAAAAATTATTGGCCACCGATCTTATCCAAAGCGGACAAGAAGCTTTTACTGCCACCGCCGATCAAACCGCATATGCACTTACCGGTTCGCCAATATTACCAAGCTATAGTCAAGTATGGGTATATAGAAATGGCGCTAAATTGGTTGCTAATGTAGATTATACGGTAGCCGCTTCAACCGTTACTTTGGTTGAAAATGATTACTCCGTTTATGGAGGCGACGTTATTGAGGTGCAGTATACCAAGTAAGCTTAAATTCAATAGATAATTTTATACATCTTTAAAAAGGTGTGGGTCATTTAGCAGTGTATTAATTTTCTATAAAAGGAAATTTCACTGCTTTTCGTCCGTATTCATGTGTACTTGAATATTACGTTTCATCCATCTTAACCATTTCTTCATTTTCGCACCAAAATTAAAATATCGCCTCTTGACTTTTCTAGTTTGCCTGTTTCTACAGCAAGGCATTCGTGCGCAACAGGAAATGGTTATAGATCATAAAGGGACGAAGGTAAGTATTAGGAATACTGTAGTAAGTACAGGTCCAACAGCTCCCCTTAACCCTTTAGAAAATGATATTTGGTTTGATTCTAGTGCAGAAGTAACCAAGGTTTATAATGGAAGTATTTGGCTGACCATAAATTTAGATGCGCTTTCAAAAAAAGAAGACGCGGCCAATAAGTCCACCGATGTTGATTTATCCGATGCTACGAATACAAAGTTCCCTACTGAACTTGCGGTAAAGACCTATGTAGATACGGAACTAGCCGCTGTAGCCGGTGTAAATCTCTATTCTGACAATGGAATTTTAACGGATAACCGTGCGGTAACACAAAACAATTATGACCTGAACTTTGATGCAAATACATTAGTCATTAGTGGTGATGATAACCTAGTTGGCATTGGCACCGATACGCCCAGTAAAAAATTGGATGTAAACGGAAAGGCCAGAATACGTACACTGGATGCTGGCGCTAATACAGACCAAATTGTGACCACAGATGCAGACGGCGTTTTGAGAAAATTACCGCTTTCCGATCTAGAGACAAAAACTTCCATAGCTCAGAATACCGGTACAGGAACAATAACCCATACTAGTGAAGACGGCACTTCGCAAGCTGTAACTGTTATTAGTACAAATGCGAATAATAGTATTACAGCGGGTACCGATGGTGGCGCCTATTACAAAAGCCCAATAAAGGCTTATGGAACATTAATTCCCGCAAGTAATAGCATTACGGCCAGTGGTCTTAGTGCTGCTACCAAAATAGGTACGGGTAGATATACCTTTACAATGACGACCGCTAGGTCATCTGCTAATTACCCAATTCAATTAAGTGTTTTAGAAACCAGTACTAACAATATTCATATTTATGTTACAGGCCAAACCACAACAACCTTTAGTATTGCTATTGTACATGAGGGAGGTGGCATGTTAGGCGCAGATACCTATGCAGACAGAACCTGCTATTTCACCATATTAGACTTTTAATAACATGATTAGATGTATATTAATTTATATTTTATCTTCTCTCATGGCAGAAAGTCTAAATGCACAGACCATGAGAAATTTTGGTGATTTAGAAATTCATACGGATGCTAAAATGGGGTTCTATTCTTCCCTTGAAAATGATGGATTTTTCAACAGTTCATCTGGCCTTGCAGGATTTTATGGACGCTACCAAAATACTATTTCTGGTTCTGTTTCTCCTGTATTTCATGATATTGAAATTAATAATGACCAGGGAATTGTTCTTCAGGTTCCTATAGCTATTGGGAATAACACCAATTTTGTTTTTGGAGATTTTATAACTACAAAATACCTAGATACCAATTATGTTGAACTCCTTGCTACATCTTTCTACAATGGGGAATCAAATTTTTCAAAAGTAAATGGATTTTTATCGGTTTCCGATGTACAGAAATTTCTATTTCCCATTGGTGACGAAACCTATCTAAGACCTCTACTTATAGATACAGAAGGTGTAACAGCCTCTTTTAAAAGCACCTATCTCTTTGAAGATGGCACGGTAACGTATTCAAACTTTTTAAATACTAATTCTGAACTGACAGCAATCAGTAACGAGGAGTATTGGGTTTTGGAAGGAGATACCAGTACTATAGTAACAATTGATTGGAATGAACGAAGTGCGCTTAAAGCTATAGTTAACGACCTAAATACTATTACCGTGGCAGGTTTTGATAAGGAAGCGATGAAATGGACAAATTTGGGAGCCACAGACCGAACAGGAAATCTTGGAGAAGGTTTTATTTCATCAAGGAAATTTATTCCCAATCAGTACAGCGCAATAACGTTTGGCATCTTAAAAGCAAAAACAGGTGCGCTTCATCAAGGTTATCACTATTTAGTTACTCCAAATGGAGATGGTATCAATGACTTTCTCTATATACCAGAATTGGAAGATTATGAAAGCAACCATCTCTTCATATTTGCCAGAAATGGACTTAAAGTTTTTGAACAAGAAAACTATTTAAATCAATTTAATGGCAAAACGGGTACAGGAATATCCGCAATACAAAGAGATAAAGGTTTGCCAGAGGGTGTATACTTTTATTTGGTTACCGTTGGTGAAAATAAGCTACCTATTCAAGGTTTTTTATATTTAGAAAGGTAAAATTCAACTCAGACCTAATTGGCTAACTCAGCCTTAATGCTTTAAAGAAATCGAAATTATCTTTTTGTTCGATTTTAACGTTTAACTTTCTATTTTTTCCATTCTAAGCATCATTATCCCTAGGTTTCTTGGGTTTTAAACGCAAAAAACAGGAGATTAAGAAAAACACACAACACCCTTATTAACAGTTATTTAAATTAGTATTTTAAGATTTAAAATCAACTTTTTAAAAAAAAAATCAACTTTTTTTCAGGAGTTTCCTCTAATCGATTGTTTTATAGACAGAAACCAAAAAAAAAATTCTCATGAAAACTCTCGAATCAACTCAAGTAGTAAAAGAAAGGGAAATAAAAAAAATACAAGCGGTATTCAATTACCAAATACACTTGTTAAAAGGGCAGACTTACTTACTGAAAGGGTTATTACTATTTGCCGTATTACAATATATATTTCTCATGTTCATAGTACAAAACTAAATGACCAAATAAAAAAATCAAATAGGAAATTACCTAACCAAAACACACTCAGATGAAAAATTTAGAACCGATTCAAATTACCGATAATACTGAAAGAGAAGAAATCAAAAAAATATTTGATAATCAAACCAACCTATTGCTAGGTCTGATTGTTTTTGCCGTGGTGCAGTATTTTATTCTTCTTGCTTTCCTATAAAACATATAACCCACTTAACCTTCTTTGGATTTGTAGATTAGTACTTTGGGATGTAAAAACTGTGTCTTGGGTAGACACAGTTTTTCTTGTTTTTATGACTCACACAGATTATCAAAAGCAGACAGTCCAACTCTTTTATTAACCCTAGTTGAAGATTAGCCTAATAGACGCGTTAGGTGTAAAACCAAGAGAGCTTTGTCTATACTCTTTGGCGTTTGTAGCGGTCTCTGGCCTGTAAAATGTATTGATCGTATTGTCTCGGTTCAGTACGTTCCACGCAGCTACACCAATTTGGGTTTTGGTATTCTCTCCCCATTTGAACTCATATTTTGCCGACACATCTAAACGCAAATAATCATCATGCCTAGAACTGTTGGCGCTACCAAAATTGACCGCATCATCATTTACCTCATCAGCAGCTACTGGGTGCGTATAGGGTTTTCCAGTACGCCAATTTAGGCCTGCAGCAACTAAAAACCGGTTTAACGTATAATTGGTTCCTACCGTTACCGCGTGGGTAATATCAAAATTACTAGGGAAATTAGGTTCTGGTAAATCTTTAAAATAATAGTCGCTTTTTAAAGTTGCATAACTAAGCCAATAACTAGCATTCTTCAACTGTTTACGGAGCAACACATCAATACCTTTGGCATCATAATTTCCAGCTGTCTTTACATATTCATATCGATCTTGAAAACTTTGACTCTGCGTAGTAATACCATTCACTTTTTTATAAAAAGCAACGGCGTTCGCCAGCCAACCATTCTTATTATAACTAAGGCCCGTAGAGATTTGTTTGCTGGTAATAACTGGAATAGAATCATTATCCGAAAGTTGCCATCGTCGTTTTTCAACACCCAAAAAATCATTTTGAAAATTAATGACCTGGGACGTATTCTGATGTTTGAACTCTCCTAAAACCTCAACGGTAAAACCTTTGCCAAAACCATGGTTGAAACTTAAACGAGGTTCCCATAGTTGTTTTTTGAACTTATCTAAATGGTTAAAACGCATTCCTAGGTTAAATCTAGTAGCTTTATCATCGGACAGAAAACCTATTTCTGAAAATATACCGTGTGCCCGTAAAACCTCTGCTTCCAAGAGCTTAAATTCTGGGTCATCTACGTCATCTAAGTTGGTTACTTTAGTCTCCATTAGTTGGTAACCGTTCGTCCATTTTAAATGCGGAGTAATTTTTTTTCCCACCTTAAGCTTCACCCCTGTTTCCGAAACTTTATTTTTCTGTAAAAACCGCTGGTCATCAAGAATATTGGCATTTACGGCCTTTAATTGATAATCCGTTTCATAAACCATAAGTTCAGAATCTAAGGTTTCCGTCCAATCCCTTTGGTATTGAATACCTCCTGCAATACTCATTTGATTTAGGGTACTTTGTCTTTCTTTAACCTCCCCCGATACTAGGGCATTTTCATTAAAAGAAACTTCATTGGCCGTGTAAATAAAGTTAACCCGAAGGCGGTCTTTATCCGATGGATGAAATAGCAACCTGAAAGAAGCATCATGAAAATCAAAACCAATATCAGAATTCTTTTCTGTGGCGGTATTCTTTTCTATTTCCGTGTCTTGTGCTATACGGTCAAAATATTTGGTATAGGTAGGTGTCTCTATAAAGTTGCTAATTGCTTTTCGGGCAGATATCTGAATAGATGCTTTTTGTCCCAATGGAGCATCTACAAAACCATTAGCATCTATTAAATTCACTCCAATACTGCCATTTATTTCCGGATTAATATAATCCTTGGTTTTCATGGCAATAGTGCCGGAAACGCCATCGGTATCGCCCACGCCGCTTCCATTTTTATGGAGTTCTACTTTTTGGGTCATATGCGGATTATACATGGATATCAAACCAAAAAAATGACCCGATTGATACATTTTGATTCCGTCCCAAGTAATAAGATTTTGATCGTTACTACCTCCCCTAATATTAATATTGGAAACCGTTTCATCTATACTCTGTATACCGGGCAATGCCTGAACGGACTGCAGCACATCTTCTTCTATAAGA includes:
- a CDS encoding gliding motility-associated C-terminal domain-containing protein, producing the protein MAESLNAQTMRNFGDLEIHTDAKMGFYSSLENDGFFNSSSGLAGFYGRYQNTISGSVSPVFHDIEINNDQGIVLQVPIAIGNNTNFVFGDFITTKYLDTNYVELLATSFYNGESNFSKVNGFLSVSDVQKFLFPIGDETYLRPLLIDTEGVTASFKSTYLFEDGTVTYSNFLNTNSELTAISNEEYWVLEGDTSTIVTIDWNERSALKAIVNDLNTITVAGFDKEAMKWTNLGATDRTGNLGEGFISSRKFIPNQYSAITFGILKAKTGALHQGYHYLVTPNGDGINDFLYIPELEDYESNHLFIFARNGLKVFEQENYLNQFNGKTGTGISAIQRDKGLPEGVYFYLVTVGENKLPIQGFLYLER
- a CDS encoding TonB-dependent receptor → MNKRLLILLYFVLAFNNYTITAQEVQSTTSLPSILVELQERFGVQFNYASALVDELQVIPPDTKLSLEQTIDHLKTQSNLDFVLVSDSIISIKKKRLKLCGYLLDVQSNEALPYVTVKNGTRGTITNPEGYFEIEAVHATDVIQIRHIGHKTIQREVKFFNTTKCARIYLIPEHEQLEEVILYQYLIRGVDKLGNGSLQIDFNKFSILPGLIEEDVLQSVQALPGIQSIDETVSNINIRGGSNDQNLITWDGIKMYQSGHFFGLISMYNPHMTQKVELHKNGSGVGDTDGVSGTIAMKTKDYINPEINGSIGVNLIDANGFVDAPLGQKASIQISARKAISNFIETPTYTKYFDRIAQDTEIEKNTATEKNSDIGFDFHDASFRLLFHPSDKDRLRVNFIYTANEVSFNENALVSGEVKERQSTLNQMSIAGGIQYQRDWTETLDSELMVYETDYQLKAVNANILDDQRFLQKNKVSETGVKLKVGKKITPHLKWTNGYQLMETKVTNLDDVDDPEFKLLEAEVLRAHGIFSEIGFLSDDKATRFNLGMRFNHLDKFKKQLWEPRLSFNHGFGKGFTVEVLGEFKHQNTSQVINFQNDFLGVEKRRWQLSDNDSIPVITSKQISTGLSYNKNGWLANAVAFYKKVNGITTQSQSFQDRYEYVKTAGNYDAKGIDVLLRKQLKNASYWLSYATLKSDYYFKDLPEPNFPSNFDITHAVTVGTNYTLNRFLVAAGLNWRTGKPYTHPVAADEVNDDAVNFGSANSSRHDDYLRLDVSAKYEFKWGENTKTQIGVAAWNVLNRDNTINTFYRPETATNAKEYRQSSLGFTPNASIRLIFN